The DNA region CGTGAAGACGCGCTGCTTGCCGAGCGACTTGCGCAGACGCAAGAACACGACACCGCCCTCGTCCTCTGGCTCGAAGCCGACGAGCAACACGGCGGGCGCCTTCTCCAACTCGGCGAAGGTCACGCCGATGCCGCTGCCCGCAACGTTCGCGCCAAGGAACGCCTGCTCTTCGTCGGATGCCACACGAGTGCGGGCGTCGACGTCGTGAGTGCCAAGCACCACGCGAGCGAACTTTTGGTACGCGTAGGCGTCCTCCATCGTGACGCGACCGCCTGGAAGGACTCCGACCCCCTTGGCCTTCTTGTCCTCCACCGTTCCGGTCTTGCCCGCGGCGGCCTTGAGGCCCGCAGCCGCCGCCTCGAGGGCCTCCGGCCACGACACCTCGACGAGCTCGCCGTCCTTGCGGACGAGGGGCCCGGTCAGGCGGTCGGGCTGGTTCTGCCACGCGAAGGCGAAACGGTCCTTGTCGGTAATCCAGTACTCGTTGACCACGGCGTCGTTGTCAGCAAGCCTGCGCAGGATCTTGCCGCGACGGTGGTCCGTGCGGATGGCGCTGCCCGACGAATCGTGCTCGGAAATGCCGGGGCTCGACACCAAGTCGAAGGGGCGCGAACGGAAGCGGTATGCCGCGCTCGTGAGCGCACCCACGGGGCAGATCTGCACGGTGTTGCCCGAGTAGTACGAACTGAAGGCGTTGCCTGACTCGTCCTCGGCGGCGACGCCGATAGGTCCGTAGCCGCCAAAGCCAAGCACGTCTTCGTTGAACGTGCCGATCTGCTGCATTGCGCCGCGGTTCTGCAAATCGATGAACGCGTCGCCCGCGATCTCCTTGGAGAAGCGAGTGCAACGCTGACACATGACGCACCGCTCGCGGTCGAGCAGTATCTCGCTGCTCAGCGCGAGCGGCTTCTCGAAGACGCGCTTGGTGTCGACGAACCGCGACTCGCCATAGCCGTTGCTCATCGCCTGGTTTTGCAGGGGGCATTCGCCGCCCTTGTCGCACACCGGGCAGTCGAGGGGGTGGTTGATGAGCAAGAGCTCCATCACGCCCTTTTGGGCACGCTCGGCCTCTTCGGACGTCTGCTGCGTGTGGACGACCATGCCCTCGGTCACCGACATGGTGCACGACGGCTGGGGCTTGGGGAAGGCGCGCAGCTTGCCCTCGGGACCGGCGGGGCTGGCCACATCGACGAGGCACTGCCTGCAGGCACCGACCGGCTTGAGCGCCGGGTGGTCGCAGAAGCGCGGGATCTCAATCCCCACCTGCTCTGCGGCGCGAATGATCAGCGTGCCCTTTTCGACCTTGGTCTCGATGCCGTCGATCGTGACGGTGACCAGGTCGGTCTTCACGGGCGTCTTGTCCGCAGTGGTGGTCATGCGTGGGCCTCCTCTGCGTCTGTCAAAGGATCTGTGCCTGTCAAAGGATCAGCGCCTGTCAATGAATCAGCGGACGTCGAGTATTCGAAGAGGGCGGACTTGGCGTGGTCGAACGGGCAACCGGCCTCGTCGACGTGACGCTCGAATTCCTCGCGGAACAGCTTCACCGACGAGACGACCGGCGACGTCGCTCCGTCACCGAGCGCACAGAAGGCGCGTCCGGCGATCGAGTCGCACGTGGCGAGCAACTGGTCGATGTCGGCCATCGTGCCGTGTCCTGCCTCGAGCCTACGCAGGATCAGTTCGAGCCAATAGGTGCCCTCGCGGCACGGGGTGCATTTGCCGCATGACTCGTGCTTGTAGAACTCGGTCCAGCGCTCGACGGCGCGGACAACGCACGTGGTCTCGTCGAAGATTTGGAGCGCACGCGTGCCGAGCATCGAGCCCGCGGCGCCGACGCTCTCGTAGTCAAGCGGGGTGTCAAGTTGATCCTGGGTAAACATCGGGGTGGATGAGCCGCCTGGAGTCCAAAACTTGAGTTCGTGGCCATCGCGCATTCCGCCCGCCATCTCGAGCAACTCGCGCAGCGTGATCCCAAGCGGGGCCTCGTACTGGCCCGGGCGCTTGACGTGTCCCGAGAGAGAGAAGAAGCCCATGCCCTTGCTCTTCTCGGTTCCCATCGACGTAAACCAGTCGACACCCTTGTCGATGATCGAGGGCACCGATGCGATCGTTTCGACGTTGTTCACGACGGTGGGGCGCGCGTAGAGACCCTCGACGGCGGGAAACGGCGGCTTCAGGCGAGGCTGACCGCGTCGGCCCTCAAGCGAATCGAGGAGGGCGGTCTCCTCGCCAACAATGTAGGCGCCCGCACCAGCATGGACGGTGATATCGAGGCAGAAATCGGTGCCCTGGATGTTCTGGCCCAGCCAGCCGGCGTCGTACGCCTCCTGAACGGCCTTCATGACGCGTCGCAACACGTGGATCACCTCGCCGCGCACGTAGATGAACGCGTGCTCGCAACCGACCGCGAACGACGTAATAATCATCCCCTCGATAACCGTGTGAGGAGCGTTGAGCAAGGTGGGCATGTCCTTGCACGTGCCCGGCTCGGACTCATCGGCGTTGACCACCAGGTAGCGGGGGCCGCCGTCGGGGGCAGGAAGGAATCCCCACTTCATCCCGGTGGGGAAGCCCGCGCCCCCGCGCCCGCGCAGCCCAGAGTCCTTGATGGCCTGAATGATGTCGCCCGGGGGCATCGCCATCGCCTTGGTTGCGCCCTTATAGCCGCCATTGGCGACATAGGTGTCGAGGTTCCACGAGCGCTCGAGGCCCCATGTGGCGCTGAGTACCGGGGTCAGGTCGGTCACTTCTTGCCCCTTCCCGTCACGGTTTTCACCAGGGAGACCACGGCGGCCGCGACGCCATGGGGGGATTCGCCCTCACCCTTGGCGTACTCGACGCCGGCGAGCGTCGCCACGCCCGCACCTTGGTCCTCGTCGGCCCTGCCATCGGTGAAGCCCGCGAGGACTCTCGAGACTTCCTTGAAAGAAGCGACGGTGTCGGCGCCGCGACTGGGCTTGACTTCCTTGCCTGCCAGGATGTCGTCGACCAACGTCAGCGCCTTCTCAGGCGTCATGTTGTCGAAGAACTCCCAGTTGACCATCATCACCGGCGCGTAGTCGCAAGCGGCGTTGCACTCGAGGCGCTCGAGCGTGATGGTGCCGTCCTCGTTCGTCTCGTCGTGACCGATGCCGATTCGCTCGCTCACCTGGCGCCAGATCTCGTCGCCGCCCATCACCGCGCACAGCGTGTTGGTGCAGACGCCCACCTGGTACTCGCCGTTGGGCCGGCGCTTGTACTGGGTGTAGAACGTCGCGACCGCACTGATTTCCGCGGTTGTGAGCCCGAGCCGGTCGGCGCAGAACTGAATCCCATCAGGGCTCACGTAGCCGTCGACCGACTGCACGAGGTGCAGCATCGGCAGCAGGCCCGAACGCTTCACGGGGTAGCGGGCCATGATGGCCGTCGTTTCCTTCGCCAGCTTGGCTGACGTCGCTTCGTCGTACGTCATCGGTCGACGCCTCCCAGGACCATGTCGATGGTGGCGATGGCGACCACGACGTCGGCCACTTGGCCGCCCTCCGTGAGCATGGACAACGCCTGCAGATTGTTGAAACCGGGATCACGGAAGTGCGATCTCCACGGCCTGGTGCCCCCATCGGAGACCACGTGACATCCGAGTGTCCCCTTGGGGTTCTCGACGGCCACATACGCCTGCCCAGCGGGCACGGGGAAGCCCTCGGTCACGAGCTTGAAGTGGTGAATGAGGGCCTCCATCGACTCGCCCATGATGTGGCGAATGTGCTCGAACGAGTTGCCCTGACCATCGCTGCCGATGGAGAGCTGAGCGGGCCAGGCGATCTTCTTGTCGGCCACCATGATCGGCTCGCCCATGCTCGCCTCGAGGCGGTCGGCGCACTGCTCGACGATCTTGAGCGACTCGTAGCACTCCTCAAGACGAAGCACGACGCGGCTGTAGGCGTCTGCATCCGTCGAGGTGGGCACCTGGAAGTCGTACGTCTCGTAGCCCGCGTAGGGCTCGGACTTGCGGAGGTCATAGGGGACGCCGACCGAGCGCAGGATCGGGCCCGTGACGCCGAGCGCCATGCATCCGGCGAGGTCGAGGACCGCGACGCCCTGCATGCGGCCCTTGAAGATCGGGTTCTCGAGCTGGAGGTACGCGAGCTCGTCGAGGCGGGCCTTGACCTTGGGGATCATGGCGCGAATCATCTCGACCGAGTCGTCGGGCGCATCGGTCGCCACGCCACCCGGGCGGATGTACCCGTTGTTGGTGCGCAGGCCGGTGATGTGCTCGATGACCTTCAGGGTCTCCTCACGGCCGACGAAACTCGTGGTCATGAGCGTGGTCGCGCCCATCTCGTTTCCACCGCTGCCGATGGCAACCAGGTGTGAACCGATCCGGGTCAGTTCCATCATGAGCACCCGCAACACGTTCGCGCGGTCGGGGATGTCGTCGGTGATGCCAAGCAACTTTTCGACGCCCAGGCAATACACGGCCTCGTTAAACATTGCCGCAACGTAGTCCATGCGGGTGCAGAACGTGACGCCCTGCGTCCACGTCCTGAACTCCATGTTCTTCTCGATGCCCGTGTGCAGGTAGCCGATGCCGGCACGCAACTCGGTGACACGCTCACCCTCGACCTCGAGCATGATGCGTAGCACGCCGTGCGTCGACGGGTGTTGGGGGCCCATGTTGAACACGAGGCGCTGTCCGCCCAGGCGAGCGGCCTCCTCGGCCACCTCCGACCAGTCGCCGCCGTAGACCGTGAACTCGGGTGCGGTGCCGTCGTCGTCGCCCAGACCAGAGGTGGCGTGGGGTGCGGTGTCTTCCGTCGTCATGTCCGCCTCCTACCTGTACTGCCGACGCTCGTCGGGGCTGGGAATCTCCGCGCCCTTGTATTCGATAGGAATGCCGCCCAGCGGGTAGTCCTTGCGCTGCGGGTGTCCTACCCAGTCGTCCGGCATCTCGATGCGGGCAAGGCCCGGGTGGCCGTCGAAGATGATGCCGAAGAAGTCCCACGTCTCGCGCTCGTGCCAGTTGTTGGCCGGGTACACCGAGGTGATCGAAGGAATGTGCGGATCTGCGTCGCTCACGGAGACCTCGATGCACAGTCGCCGGTTGTGCGTGATCGACTGGATCGGGTAGACCGCGTGGAGCTCGCGCCCTGCGTCGGCCGGGTAGTGGACGCCGCTCACGCCCAGACAGAACTCGAAACGCAGGTCCTGGTCGTCGCGCAAGTGCTTGCAGACCTCGACGATGTGCTCGCGGGCGATGTGCAACGTGAGTTGATCGCGGTCAACGACGACGACCTCGATGGCGGCCTCGGCGTTGTCTCCGAGGAGCTCCTCGAGAACGTCGACCACCTGGTCGAACCAGCTCCCGTAGGGGCGCTGCGCCGCGGCGGGTGAGTACACGAAGCGAGTGAGGCCGTCATAACCAGACGTATCGCCTCTCGCCCCAAACGCACCCTTGCGCACGTTGATGAGGGTGCGCCCCTCGGGCCGTACCGCATCGAGCTCAGCGCCCGTTGTCGACAACTCTTTCGCGTCGCTCACCTGAGCAGACCCTTCATGTCGGAGGTGGGGGTGGCCGCCAGTGCCGCTGCTTCCGCGGCCGCGGCGATCTCCTTGCGGTGGCGAAGCATCGGCTTCTCCCTCGCAAGCTCCTGCACCTTGAGCAGTGCGTGAATCAGCATCTCGGGGCGCGGAGGGCAGCCGGGCAAGTAGATATCCACGGGAACGACGTGGTCGACGCCCTGGACGATCGCATAGTTGTTGAACATGCCTCCCGATGAGGCGCACACGCCCATGGCGAGAACCCACTTCGGCTCTGCCATCTGGTCGTACACCTGGCGGAGGATCGGCGCCATCTTCTGCGACACGCGACCGGCGACGATCATGATGTCGGCCTGACGCGGGGAGCCGCGGAAGACCTCCATGCCGAACCGGGCAATGTCGAAGCGGGGCGTGCCGGTGCCCATCATCTCGATGGCACAGCAGGCCAATCCAAAAGTGGCGGGCCACATCGAACCGGCGCGGGCCCAGCCCGCGAAGTCCTCGAGCTTGCCAACGATGAAGGGTGGTGTGGGGGCAGAGTCGGTCATGTAAGCGTCACTCCCAATCGAATCCGCCGCGGCGCCATTCGTAGATGAACGGAATGGTGATGAGGGCAAGGAAGGTCATGACCGCGATGAAACCAAACAGCGCGAGAGAACCGTAGGCGACCGCCCACGGATACAGGAACACCACCTCGATATCGAAGATGATGAACGTCATGGCCACGAGGTAGTACTTGATGGGCACTCGACCGCCGCCGGCAGCCTCAGGCGTAGGCATGAGTCCGGACTCATAACGGTCAAGCTTGGCGGAGTTGTAGCGCTTGGGGCCGAGGAAGGCGCTCGCCACGAGGCCAACGACGGCCAACGCGCCAGCGATGACGATCATGACGATGATCGGCACATAGGGGTTCACGTTCGTGTCCTTCCCATCGCTATGCCGCCGGCGCGACTTTGGTCAACGCCGCAAGCAGTTTGTCGGACCAGTTGCCGCCGCGCGGCTCGTAGACATCTGCCAGCAGTCTAGAGACAAATTCCATGATGAGCGGACGAGGCAATCCGTATCGCGTACACAGTTTCATCACCGTTGGGCGTTCGATCAGGGCGGCAAAGACCCGCCCCAAGGAGTAGTAGCCGCCCAGATCGTCCTTCATCATTCTGGCGTAGGACGCGAGCGCTCGTTCTTGATCCGTGGCGCCGGTGGCGCCGCGCCAGGCGACGGCAGCCTCGGTGGCCCTGCGTGCCGCCTGCATGGCGTAGGCGATGCCCTCACCGTTGAACGGATTGACCATCCCGCCGCTGTCACCCACCAACATCATCCCTGGCACATAGTGCGGCTGGCGGTTGAACGCCATGGGGATTGCGGCGCCCTTGATCTCGCCAACCTGGGCGCCGAAGTTCCAGTCCTTGGCCGAGTGATCGAGCCAGTCCTTGAGCAGCGCCTTGTGGTCGAGCTTGGGTGGCGTGCCCCTGGCACTAAGCGTGCCGAGACCCACGTTTGCCGTGCCGTCGCCGAGCGGAAAAATCCAGCCATAGCCGGGGAGCAACTTCGAGTTTCCGCGTTCCCCATCCCAGATTTCGAGGTGGCCCTCCATCCACTCCTCGGCATGCCGATCGGTCTCAAAGTAGGTGCGCACGGCCACGCCCATGGGGCGGTTCTTCTTACGTTCGATGCCGAGGCCAAGGGCGATCCTGGCACTCACGCCATCGGCCGCGATCACCAAGGGTGCGCGATATTCGACGGGCTCGCCAATCTTGCGGCCCTTCTCATCGGTCTGGCGCGCGGTCACGCCGACGACCCTGCCGCCACCGTTGAAGCCAACGCGACTCTCGTCGCGCAACGCCGCGTCGACGTGCCAGCCCTCGCGGATGTCCGCACCGGCGGCGCGAGCATGGTTGGCCAGGCGGTGGTCGAATTGCGCGCGCGGCAGGCTCAGTCCGTACTGGGGGAACGAGTCGAGGTCATGCCAAGGAAACTCGAGGCGGTGACCGCCACCGACCATGCGCAGTCCCTGGTTGGGGATCCAGCCCTCGTCACGAGGCGTGGGCAGGCCAATGAGCTGAAGCTCCTTGACCGCACGCGGGGTGAGCCCGTCGCCGCACACCTTCTCGCGCGGATAGTGGGCCTTTTCCAGGGCGATAACATCGAAGCCCTCTGTCGCGAGGTAGCGGGCCGCCGCGGCCCCACCGGGGCCAGCTCCCACGACGATGACGTCGGCTTCGGTCTTCACGCCCTCCACCCTAAGCGGAGTGGGACGGTGGTCCTGTCGGGGTCGATGTTTCCGAGCATGGTTTCCGCTCGCCTACGCTGTCTGGGTGAGCATCGATGCGGCCGCCCCTGGCCCCCTAACGGTCCACACGGTCGAGGTACCCGACCCTGGAGACCTTCTCGCCGCACTTCCGGAGCAAGGAATCTCTTGGGTGCGACGCGGCGATGGGATGGTCGCGTGGGGTGAGGTGGCGAGGCGCAATACCGTGGGCGCGGAGCGCATGGACGAGGCGTTGCTGTGGTGGCGCCGGATCACTCGCCACGCGGAGGTTCGCGACGAGGTAAGGGCCCGAGGCACCGGTCTTGTCGCGTTCGGTTCCTTCTCATTTGCCGACGACTCGCCCCGCGGCGGAACGCTCATCATCCCTCGCTACGTCCTTGGTCGCGTGGATGGAAAGAGCTTCTTCACCGTGGTGGGCGACGCCTCCACCCCTCCCACGAGCCTCGCAGACGCCCTTGTCGGGGCCACCCCAGTTGCGCCCCTGCCCCCTGTCACGGTCGACCGTGGTGACGAGCCTCGCTGGACCTCCGCCGTGGCTGCGGCGGTCGCGCGCATCGGCGCCGAAGAGGTCGACAAGGTGGTTCTCGCCCGCGCCGTGGAGGCGCGCGCGGACGGCCCCGTGGACGTGCGCTCGGTACTCGCCAACCTCGCCGCCGACTACGACACGTGCTGGACGTTCCACGTGGACGGGATGGTCGGCGCCACCCCGGAACTGCTGGCTCGCGTCGACCACGGGCTGGTGACGTCACGGGTTCTCGCGGGCACGATCCGCATTACCGGCGACGACATGGGCGACCTCGCCCGCGCCGCCCAGCTCGCGCGCTCGTCCAAGGACCGCGAGGAACATTCGTATGCGGTGCACTCGGTCACCCAGGTGCTCGCCGCGCATTGCGCATCCGTCAACGTGCCCGACGAACCCAGCGTGCTGCACTTGCCCAACGTGATGCATCTTGCGACGGACATCACGGGTGCCCTGTCGACGCCGGTCGGTGTGCTCGACCTGGTGCGCGAACTCCACCCGTCGGCGGCCGTGTGCGGCACACCGACGCTGGCCGCGGCGCGGGTGATCGATGAACTCGAGGGCCTGGATCGCGCCCGCTACGCGGGCCCCGTTGGCTGGGTCGACGCCGCGGGCGAGGGAGAGTGGTGCATCGCCTTGCGGTCCGCAGAGATGTCCCGCGACGACCCGTCAAAGCTCAGGCTCTTCGCGGGCTGCGGAATAGTCGCGGCCTCCGACCCCGCCTCTGAATGGGCGGAATCGGAGGCCAAACTCGAGCCGATGCGAGGGGCCCTAAGGGCGAGCTTGAACTAGGCGCCGACGGCGGCGGTCTTGGAACCGTTCGCGTGCGACCTCGCGGGCGCCTCGTCGAGCGAACCGAGGGTCACCGTGAGCGTCCTTGACGCGCCGTCACGGTCAACGACCACCTGGATCTTGTCTCCGGGGGCATGGCTTGCGACGATCTCGCGCGCTTGCCACCAGTCGGTGACCGTCTGGCCGTCGATGGACGTCACGACGTCCCCTGCGGCGATCCCCGCGGTGGCGGCTGGGCCGTCGGCAGCGACGGATCGGACCAATACGCCGTCTTTCTTCTCGAAGTGCGCCAAACGTGCGCCTGCCCAGGCCACGTCTGCCGGGGCTGGCGGCGCCGGGCGGTCCCCTTGGGCGCCGAGCGTGATCACTACCGTCTCTTGAGCGCTGTTGTGATCGACGACGACGGTGATTTCGTCACCGGCCTTGGCTGCAGAGAGAGCCTCTCGCAACGCTCCGCGGTGGTCGACGGCGACGCCGTCGACGCTCTTCACGACGTCTCCCTCAACGAGTCCCGCAGTGTCTGCGGGGCTTCCATCCACCACTCGCGCCACGGTTGCTCCGTCCTTGGTGGGAACCAATCGGGCACCGACGTAGGGTCCGTCCGGCTTGGGGCCGGGGCGGGCGCCCTGGCCGGCCGCGGTCGCGGTCGTGGGCGTGGAGGCGTTCGGGGTTTCCGCGGCCATTGCAGTGGGGGCGGCGGCGAGTGCAATGGCTCCGGCGGCGAGAACTCCGGCGCCGAGCGCCAGCCCCCGGCCGCGTCGTGAGTGGATCATGGTGTCCTCCTGGGGTTGATCGGGTATTCCGATCTCACCCCGTGGACCTTGGAGGCTCCTTCGCGAAGCCTGTGAAAGCCCTGAGACTGCAGACGCGTTGGGACTGCGTCCGCCCCTGCTGCCTAGACGAGCGCCTCGACCACTTCGATGCCATCGATCGGCTTGGACAGAATCTCCGCGAGCGCCCCGCGGGACGATGCGTGCACGTGGCGCGCGCCGTAGGCCATGGCGAGAGCACTGAAGTCGACCCCATGCGGCGTTATGAAGACGCGGCGCATCACCTCGGCCGGGGCGTGCGCGTGTTCGAGGTTGGTGAAGATCGTGCCGCCACCGTCGTTGACGACGACGAAGCGGACGTTGGGTCTGCGCTCCTCCGGGCCGATGAGGAGGCCCCCCACGTCATGAAGGAACGTCACGTCGCCGAGCAAGACACTCACCGGCTGGCCGAGCCCAAGCGCGAGCCCCATGGCTGTCGATGTGGTGCCGTCGATCCCCGCAAGCCCCCTGTTCGCCACGAGAGTGGGCACCTGATCGACGGGCCACGCGGGAGCGACCGCGTCGACCATGCGAATGGGGCCGGAGGCCCCGAGCATCGCGACGTCGGTCGCACTCAAAGACTGGACAAACGCGCGCGCGACCGCGCTCGCATCCCATGAGTCGTCGCTCGCGGAGTCATCGCTCTTGATGACCTCTTCGCACGCCGAACGCCACGACGCGAGCCACGCCGTGTCGACCTTGCCGGGAGCGAGCCATTCGTCAGGCACGACGGGCAGGACTCTCTCCGCGTGCCGGGGCGCCTCGCGCCAGCGGGCACCATGAGCGGCGACGAAGAGCATGGGGGCATTGTCGATGAGACGCTGCACAGGCCGCGACAGCGTCGGTCGCCCGATGACGACCACTTGGTTGACCTTTGCCGCGAGTTCCTGACCCTCGTGTGTGGTGAGCATCGCGACGTAACGACACAACGCGTTGTCTCCGGAACGCGCGCCCGAGGTCGGCTCGGCGAGCAGGGGCCAGCCGTGCGCCTCGGCGACCTTGCGTGCCACATCACCGGCGCCGTCGCCCGCGATGACGATGCCTCGCTCCGCGCTGGGCAAACCGCGAGACGTCAGCGTGATTCCGCGCAGCCGCGAGCGCGTGCGGTCGAGCAGAGTCGCCTTCTCGGGGTCGACGAGGGGCCACGGGCCCGCATCGGGGCCGAGGGGGTCGCGGAACTCCACGTTGAGGTGCACGGGCCCCGGCGCCGAGGCCATGTCCTCGCGATCAGGAACCCCAAGCGCCCAGTGGACGGCACGCGCGGCGATCAAGGTGGCCCTGCCAGACCTTCCGTTCTTTTCGGGCGTTGTGGCCTCGGCCTCCCACCGCACGAACTGGCCGAAGATTCCCTCTTGGTCGGTGGTCTGATTTGCGCCGATTCCGCGGAGCTCGCTGGGACGGTCGGCGGTGAGCAGGATGAGCGGAATTCCCGAGTGGTGTGCCTCCATCACTGCGGGCAGGAGGTTGCCGACGGCAGTTCCCGACGTGGTGACGAGCGCGACGGGCCGGGGCTTGCCGTCGAGGGCCCTCGCCCTGGCGATGCCGAGAGCGAGGAACGCGGCCGAGCGCTCGTCGATGCGCACGTGGAGGTTGACGTGCGGCGCGCCGACCGGGGGCGTCTCCGCCGAGGCCTCGGCGAGCGCGTGAGCGAGCGGTCCCGAGCGAGATCCGGGGCACAGGACGAAGTCCCCCACTCCGTGTGCGGAAAGCGCGGCCACGAGTTCTCGGGCGAAGGCCGCCGCCGGGTGGATCATGCCGTCACTCTAAGCGGAATGGGAGCGAGCCGCCCCGCCACGGGCGCAAGCGTGTGCGCGACGGTGTCGGTGGCCAGCAGGGTGCCCGTTCCCAGTCCGTGGGCAAAGGGCTGTTCCGACAGCGCGAGAGCGGCCGCGAGCGCCGTGGCGAGTCCCACCGAGGACTCCATTGCCGACGAGACGACGACGGGCAATCCATAGCGCTCGACCATCTCGACGACCGCTCGCGCGCCGCCAAGAGGCGAGGGCTTGAGTACCAAGATGTCGGCGGCCTCGGCCCTCACGACGGCGTCGACGTCGCCCGTAAGCCGGATCGACTCGTCCGCGGCGATGCGCACGTCGACGCGCCTTCGCAATGCGGCCAGGTCACCGATGGACGCGCAAGGCTGCTCGACGTACTCGATCCCGTCGATGCCTCCCGCGCGGGCGGCGGACTCGAGGGCGGCGATGGAGGCAACGGCCGCCGAGAGCGGCCAGGCGCCGTTAACGTCAACCCTGATGTGGCCGCCGCTTCCTAGTGCCGCGGCGACCGCTTCAACCC from Demequina lutea includes:
- a CDS encoding NADH-quinone oxidoreductase subunit G is translated as MTTTADKTPVKTDLVTVTIDGIETKVEKGTLIIRAAEQVGIEIPRFCDHPALKPVGACRQCLVDVASPAGPEGKLRAFPKPQPSCTMSVTEGMVVHTQQTSEEAERAQKGVMELLLINHPLDCPVCDKGGECPLQNQAMSNGYGESRFVDTKRVFEKPLALSSEILLDRERCVMCQRCTRFSKEIAGDAFIDLQNRGAMQQIGTFNEDVLGFGGYGPIGVAAEDESGNAFSSYYSGNTVQICPVGALTSAAYRFRSRPFDLVSSPGISEHDSSGSAIRTDHRRGKILRRLADNDAVVNEYWITDKDRFAFAWQNQPDRLTGPLVRKDGELVEVSWPEALEAAAAGLKAAAGKTGTVEDKKAKGVGVLPGGRVTMEDAYAYQKFARVVLGTHDVDARTRVASDEEQAFLGANVAGSGIGVTFAELEKAPAVLLVGFEPEDEGGVVFLRLRKSLGKQRVFTVAPYLSRGAEKLDATLLPTVPGREAAVLDSLKAAKDSFKALKEPGAVIVVGERLAGVEGGFTAVADLARRSKAKVAWIPRRAGERGALEAGALPGLLPGGRDAASAAARKKIEAVWGVELPHGKGRDADGIIAAAAIKSIDALVIGGVDHSDLDANLLAAIKTAKFTVSLEVRRTSVTDGADVVLPVAPPSEKSGTFVNWEGRLRAFATAIPTDAMSDHRVLDLLAREMGVDLGTGTIESVNAELASFPAVAAEERPAAPKVAAPKAKATASDALVLATWHQLVDEGSLQHGEPHLAGTGRIAVARVSPSTAKKFALSGVVSITGNRRASLDLPVVVTEGMTDGVVWVPMKSPNSRVAEQLGANAGDTVVVKGVSA
- the nuoF gene encoding NADH-quinone oxidoreductase subunit NuoF → MTDLTPVLSATWGLERSWNLDTYVANGGYKGATKAMAMPPGDIIQAIKDSGLRGRGGAGFPTGMKWGFLPAPDGGPRYLVVNADESEPGTCKDMPTLLNAPHTVIEGMIITSFAVGCEHAFIYVRGEVIHVLRRVMKAVQEAYDAGWLGQNIQGTDFCLDITVHAGAGAYIVGEETALLDSLEGRRGQPRLKPPFPAVEGLYARPTVVNNVETIASVPSIIDKGVDWFTSMGTEKSKGMGFFSLSGHVKRPGQYEAPLGITLRELLEMAGGMRDGHELKFWTPGGSSTPMFTQDQLDTPLDYESVGAAGSMLGTRALQIFDETTCVVRAVERWTEFYKHESCGKCTPCREGTYWLELILRRLEAGHGTMADIDQLLATCDSIAGRAFCALGDGATSPVVSSVKLFREEFERHVDEAGCPFDHAKSALFEYSTSADSLTGADPLTGTDPLTDAEEAHA
- the nuoE gene encoding NADH-quinone oxidoreductase subunit NuoE, yielding MTYDEATSAKLAKETTAIMARYPVKRSGLLPMLHLVQSVDGYVSPDGIQFCADRLGLTTAEISAVATFYTQYKRRPNGEYQVGVCTNTLCAVMGGDEIWRQVSERIGIGHDETNEDGTITLERLECNAACDYAPVMMVNWEFFDNMTPEKALTLVDDILAGKEVKPSRGADTVASFKEVSRVLAGFTDGRADEDQGAGVATLAGVEYAKGEGESPHGVAAAVVSLVKTVTGRGKK
- a CDS encoding NADH-quinone oxidoreductase subunit D translates to MTTEDTAPHATSGLGDDDGTAPEFTVYGGDWSEVAEEAARLGGQRLVFNMGPQHPSTHGVLRIMLEVEGERVTELRAGIGYLHTGIEKNMEFRTWTQGVTFCTRMDYVAAMFNEAVYCLGVEKLLGITDDIPDRANVLRVLMMELTRIGSHLVAIGSGGNEMGATTLMTTSFVGREETLKVIEHITGLRTNNGYIRPGGVATDAPDDSVEMIRAMIPKVKARLDELAYLQLENPIFKGRMQGVAVLDLAGCMALGVTGPILRSVGVPYDLRKSEPYAGYETYDFQVPTSTDADAYSRVVLRLEECYESLKIVEQCADRLEASMGEPIMVADKKIAWPAQLSIGSDGQGNSFEHIRHIMGESMEALIHHFKLVTEGFPVPAGQAYVAVENPKGTLGCHVVSDGGTRPWRSHFRDPGFNNLQALSMLTEGGQVADVVVAIATIDMVLGGVDR
- a CDS encoding NADH-quinone oxidoreductase subunit C yields the protein MSDAKELSTTGAELDAVRPEGRTLINVRKGAFGARGDTSGYDGLTRFVYSPAAAQRPYGSWFDQVVDVLEELLGDNAEAAIEVVVVDRDQLTLHIAREHIVEVCKHLRDDQDLRFEFCLGVSGVHYPADAGRELHAVYPIQSITHNRRLCIEVSVSDADPHIPSITSVYPANNWHERETWDFFGIIFDGHPGLARIEMPDDWVGHPQRKDYPLGGIPIEYKGAEIPSPDERRQYR
- a CDS encoding NADH-quinone oxidoreductase subunit B, which gives rise to MTDSAPTPPFIVGKLEDFAGWARAGSMWPATFGLACCAIEMMGTGTPRFDIARFGMEVFRGSPRQADIMIVAGRVSQKMAPILRQVYDQMAEPKWVLAMGVCASSGGMFNNYAIVQGVDHVVPVDIYLPGCPPRPEMLIHALLKVQELAREKPMLRHRKEIAAAAEAAALAATPTSDMKGLLR
- a CDS encoding NADH-quinone oxidoreductase subunit A — its product is MNPYVPIIVMIVIAGALAVVGLVASAFLGPKRYNSAKLDRYESGLMPTPEAAGGGRVPIKYYLVAMTFIIFDIEVVFLYPWAVAYGSLALFGFIAVMTFLALITIPFIYEWRRGGFDWE
- a CDS encoding geranylgeranyl reductase family protein; translated protein: MKTEADVIVVGAGPGGAAAARYLATEGFDVIALEKAHYPREKVCGDGLTPRAVKELQLIGLPTPRDEGWIPNQGLRMVGGGHRLEFPWHDLDSFPQYGLSLPRAQFDHRLANHARAAGADIREGWHVDAALRDESRVGFNGGGRVVGVTARQTDEKGRKIGEPVEYRAPLVIAADGVSARIALGLGIERKKNRPMGVAVRTYFETDRHAEEWMEGHLEIWDGERGNSKLLPGYGWIFPLGDGTANVGLGTLSARGTPPKLDHKALLKDWLDHSAKDWNFGAQVGEIKGAAIPMAFNRQPHYVPGMMLVGDSGGMVNPFNGEGIAYAMQAARRATEAAVAWRGATGATDQERALASYARMMKDDLGGYYSLGRVFAALIERPTVMKLCTRYGLPRPLIMEFVSRLLADVYEPRGGNWSDKLLAALTKVAPAA